In Saccharomyces eubayanus strain FM1318 chromosome XIII, whole genome shotgun sequence, one DNA window encodes the following:
- the AIM36 gene encoding Aim36p, producing the protein MLRHLSKNLLASSRRGPYINASSMKRLPLSSASLLKARYSSTKSPTTKTNKPAKIDAPGFKKIFLVAIIGTLIFVKTVQSLEKNKPKTSLSEEEFDNVVNGLKRRMAIFPQGDVDIKFSLFPTVEETKKTLRKTQSNDTSEPQFVDPASVVDYFRTLKDDRYEALLNEYYNEYGPDTYVDNLPAGMLVMLLGRYLKENCKAGDKLIVVNFPHSITDATKFENEISVITTILVPKELEDSNICKYYETVGKADVI; encoded by the coding sequence ATGCTGAGACATCTGAGTAAAAATTTACTGGCAAGCAGCCGGCGTGGTCCGTATATTAACGCCAGCTCGATGAAGCGATTGCCCCTCTCATCCGCATCGCTTCTGAAAGCTCGATATTCATCCACCAAGAGCCCGACCACGAAGACCAATAAGCCAGCTAAAATAGATGCCCCTGGgttcaagaaaatcttcCTTGTTGCTATCATCGGTACATTGATTTTTGTCAAGACAGTGCAGTCCctagaaaagaataaacCAAAAACATCGTTATCGGAAGAAGAATTCGACAACGTCGTTAATGGATTGAAAAGACGTATGGCTATTTTCCCACAAGGTGACGTTGATAtaaagttttctttattcCCCACGGTTGaggaaactaaaaaaacgTTACGGAAAACACAAAGTAACGACACAAGTGAACCACAGTTTGTAGATCCAGCCAGTGTCGTCGACTACTTTAGAACTTTGAAAGATGACAGGTATGAAGCTTTATTGAATGAATATTATAATGAATATGGGCCGGATACGTATGTTGACAATCTACCGGCAGGTATGCTAGTCATGCTTTTAGGTAggtatttgaaagaaaactgcAAGGCCGGTGATAAACTGATTGTGGTTAATTTCCCACATTCAATTACCGATGCaacaaaatttgaaaatgagaTATCTGTAATTACCAcaattcttgttccaaagGAACTTGAAGACTCAAATATCTGTAAATACTATGAAACTGTGGGGAAGGCAGACGTCATTTGA
- the MRPS8 gene encoding mitochondrial 37S ribosomal protein uS8m, whose protein sequence is MSLVKLANTCAHLQNCSKVRVALTSIPYTKLQLQFAYNLYQQGFLSSLQKGSTMGPDKEYVEVTPDNISTRRLWVGLKYRDNKPVLSNCRLISKPNSRIYLPMEDMKKLCSGVTIRNIKPLQPGELILVRAENSIMEINEAIAKRLDGEVLCRVK, encoded by the coding sequence ATGTCATTAGTCAAGCTTGCAAATACATGTGCCCATCTACAGAATTGTTCGAAAGTCAGAGTGGCTTTAACATCGATCCCATACACGAAATTACAGTTACAATTTGCATATAACCTTTACCAACAAGGGTTTTTGTCGTCTTTGCAAAAGGGGTCAACGATGGGCCCAGACAAAGAATATGTTGAAGTAACACCGGATAACATATCTACCAGAAGACTTTGGGTAGGATTGAAATACAGAGACAACAAACCCGTGCTTAGTAACTGTCGCTTGATTTCTAAACCGAATTCTAGAATATATTTACCGATGGAAGACATGAAAAAGTTGTGTTCAGGTGTAACAATTAGAAACATCAAACCTTTGCAGCCAGGGGAACTGATTCTTGTTCGCGCTGAGAATAGTATCATGGAGATTAATGAAGCCATTGCTAAGAGGTTAGACGGAGAAGTATTGTGTAGAGTTAAGTGA
- the CVM1 gene encoding Cvm1p, which produces MTSVSLSAFFNHLVTNFECSCLRSKSFCCKTLFSIVPLMSSSFSLSAFLFFNPITSFNFRISCSLLFSSCCSTVRVFSKASSWWIVLPPIAPLLSWNNSLKWASLLFRSRSLAINSSSIKTCLWYPSSVSLRASLLLLLTLRICAPNHIHSNGITGHCSSSKSYKIHKEKDNQTPLSFGTSKIIAVIMDVEQQRKQQQLQLGQIEQIEQIEQIEQGEEQEQQGLQESQESKEGQQQQQQKQQQQQQQQQSLWKSWWHSNAEDRMDVAINTEYLAEPERSSSSSRIQDVNINNGNNGLWSKIASFATSRYRNAPIIVDDNTRYSQLNIEQIDFLESEAKDMISKKSKSWCWFEAIPHKTTSSNIIDSSDTPGIISVYGTGSAKCPLPLNKYPGDGNNPGYNVFINDSLILPSESPTDFFHVQPLRTKILNTIKNYYNFPNEQHLYLRQNKTALLKDKKVIIISVVGDLPEKYEQRSLESQRSAYYLSKKLSQNLTHEQPERILTLSFQCPLHSQELIPTYKECVELLNHWAHLFKSVDAVFFVGAYHSVPLTLLLAKYIVQNHEVLEFDENTTVGVLSFQSCLQGYRFWDHSSDFVNNSYGNLSSNTNINENDNNENEFNNDFTTKSQQIKEKQLFQGIDKRQQEMLSKVKNYRKIDSSESKLVQDALDWLLFNWDSFRLTFFGKLYDNFMTISEKLAIDYNHPKILRNLWCNGKYMGVDLKDPNNLNFDNGDDDTDNSNNDIHIKTPNFESKLKIPANRLFELTLWNILMLTENLGYKQFIPIINLLGPFFISRSFNEYTLPPNVKKQYQNNTKVWLQEMDNKWKLNGPQFNHEQRKNENTGSSSTSLLPEDISTVNDFLQFVQYQNEKAPDFVKIYSDIYDDDLVYKCFLHNTIFTKNPLSPKHLCLNIDLDTPTSILNTVNQYDLVWKIHDSFSKLIQLKNLPQQEVPQVLRLSISLNCFLDSIATKTGPVFQRDNMEALRRLTEIWRTYQDWSPPTRGLKHLREILSVLAMYDNPKNLINDVRRT; this is translated from the coding sequence ATGACTTCCGTCTCCCTCTCTGCTTTCTTCAACCACCTGGTGACCAATTTTGAATGCTCTTGTTTAAGATCAAAGAGTTTTTGTTGTAAAACGTTGTTTTCGATAGTGCCACTGATGAGTTCGTCATTTAGCCTCTCGGcattcttgttcttcaatcCTATAACTTCTTTCAACTTTCGTATCTCTTGCTCCTTACTTTTCAGTTCTTGTTGCAGTACTGTCAGGGTCTTCAGTAAAGCATCGTCATGGTGGATAGTGTTACCACCAATTGCGCCACTATTGTCTTGGAATAATTCGCTCAAATGGGCCTCTCTATTGTTTCGATCTAGAAGTCTAGCAATAAATAGTTCATCCATTAAAACCTGTTTGTGGTATCcttcttctgtttctttgcGAGCTTCacttttgttattgttaaCGCTGCGAATCTGCGCCCCTAATCATATACATTCTAACGGAATAACAGGTCATTGTTCAAGCTCAAAATCATATAAGATtcataaagaaaaagataacCAAACACCGTTATCATTTGGcacatcaaaaataattgcTGTTATAATGGATGTCGAGCAACagagaaaacaacaacaactgCAATTAGGGCAAATAGAGCAAATAGAGCAAATAGAGCAAATAGAGCAAGGAGAAGAACAGGAACAGCAAGGACTACAAGAGTCGCAAGAGTCAAAAGAGGgacagcaacaacagcaacagaaacagcaacaacaacaacaacaacaacagagCCTATGGAAATCTTGGTGGCATTCTAATGCTGAAGATCGCATGGATGTAGCGATAAACACTGAGTATCTAGCTGAGCCAGAAAGGagttcttcctcttcaagaATTCAAGATGTGAACATAAACAATGGCAACAACGGCCTATGGTCCAAAATTGCATCCTTTGCAACGTCAAGATACAGGAATGCGCCAATTATTGTTGACGATAATACTCGGTATTCACAATTAAACATAGAACAAATTGATTTCTTAGAAAGTGAAGCTAAGGATATGATTTctaaaaaatcaaaatcttgGTGTTGGTTCGAAGCGATTCCGCATAAAACAACGTCATCAAATATAATTGATTCCTCAGATACCCCGGGAATAATAAGTGTGTATGGTACGGGATCTGCTAAGTGCCCATTACCATTAAACAAATATCCCGGTGATGGAAATAATCCCGGGTACAACGTATTCATTAATGATTCTTTAATCCTGCCATCAGAGAGCCCtacagatttttttcatgttcaaCCATTAAGAACTAAGATACTAAATACCATCAAAAACTATTACAACTTCCCAAACGAACAGCATCTTTACTTGAGACAGAATAAAACAGCATTATTAAAGGACAAAAAAGTCATAATAATATCTGTGGTAGGAGATTTGCCAGAAAAGTATGAGCAGCGCTCATTGGAATCACAGAGATCCGCATACTACCTTTCCAAAAAGCTATCCCAAAATTTGACACATGAGCAACCTGAAAGAATTTTAACTCTATCATTCCAATGTCCATTGCACAGCCAAGAGTTAATACCTACTTACAAAGAATGTGTGGAGCTACTGAATCATTGGGCccatcttttcaaaagtgtTGACgcggttttttttgtggGCGCTTACCATAGTGTTCCATTGACTTTGTTATTAGCCAAATATATTGTTCAGAATCATGAAGTTTTAGAGTTCGATGAAAACACTACTGTGGGTGTATTGAGTTTTCAGTCCTGTCTACAAGGTTATCGATTTTGGGATCATAGCTCCGATTTTGTTAACAATAGTTACGGTAATTTAAGCTCTAACACaaatatcaatgaaaatgataataacGAAAACGAATTCAATAATGATTTTACTACAAAGAGTCAGCagattaaagaaaaacagtTATTTCAAGGCATTGATAaaagacaacaagaaaTGCTCTCCAAAGTCAAGAATTATAGGAAAATAGATTCTAGTGAATCCAAACTAGTTCAAGATGCATTGGACTGGCTTTTATTTAATTGGGATTCGTTTCGGCTGACATTCTTCGGTAAACTCTACGATAATTTTATGACAATCTCTGAAAAACTTGCTATCGATTATAATCATCCCAAAATCTTGAGGAACTTATGGTGTAACGGGAAGTATATGGGTGTTGACTTAAAAGATCCTAACAATTTAAACTTCGATAATGGTGACGATGACACTGATAACAGCAATAACGATATCCATATAAAAACTCCTAATTTTGAATCGAAATTGAAGATTCCCGCCAATAGACTTTTCGAGCTAACTTTGTGGAATATTCTAATGCTCACGGAAAATTTAGGGTATAAGCAATTCATACCTATAATCAATTTACTAGGTCcgtttttcatttctagATCGTTTAATGAATATACCTTGCCGCCAAATGTCAAGAAGCAATACCAGAACAATACCAAAGTTTGGCTTCAAGAAATGGACAATAAATGGAAACTAAATGGTCCTCAATTCAACCAcgaacaaagaaaaaatgaaaataccGGTTCCTCATCAACGTCTTTACTACCAGAAGATATCTCTACTGTAAATGACTTTTTGCAGTTTGTACAGTATCAGAATGAAAAGGCTCCAGATTTTGTGAAAATATACTCTGATATTTACGACGACGATTTGGTCTATAAATGCTTTTTGCACAATACGATTTTTACGAAAAACCCACTGAGTCCTAAGCATTTGTGTTTAAATATAGATCTCGATACTCCTACGAGCATATTGAATACTGTTAATCAATATGATTTGGTTTGGAAGATTCAtgattccttttccaaattgattcaattgaaaaacttacCACAACAAGAGGTGCCACAGGTATTAAGGCTTTCCATCTCATTAAACTGTTTTTTGGACAGCATTGCAACTAAAACCGGACctgtttttcaaagagacAACATGGAGGCCTTGAGAAGACTAACGGAGATTTGGCGAACTTATCAAGACTGGTCTCCACCTACAAGGGGTTTGAAGCATCTAAGGGAGATTCTGAGCGTTTTGGCCATGTATGATAACCCCAAGAATCTAATCAATGATGTCCGGCGTACATAA
- the HLJ1 gene encoding type I HSP40 co-chaperone HLJ1: MSFTEDQEKIALEILSKDKHEFYQILRVDKKATDGEIKKAYRKLAIKLHPDKNPHPKASEAFKIINRAFEVLSNEEKRSLYDRIGRDPDDRQMPSSRGAASGFQGNAGGSPMGGGFEDMFFNSRFGGQRAGPPEDIFDFLFNGGGSPFGGSPFGPSASTFSFGGPGGFRVYTNNRGGSPFMRQQPRSRQRQQQTEENAANSQLKNLLVLFIIFIVLPMIKDYLFG, translated from the coding sequence ATGTCTTTCACTGAggatcaagaaaaaattgcacTAGAAATATTGTCAAAGGACAAGCATGagttttatcaaattttgaGAGTGGATAAGAAGGCTACAGATGGCGAAATTAAAAAGGCATACAGAAAATTAGCCATAAAACTACATCCTGACAAGAATCCTCATCCTAAGGCGAGTGAAGCATTCAAAATAATTAATAGAGCGTTTGAAGTGCTAAGTAATGAGGAGAAACGTAGTCTTTACGACAGGATAGGAAGAGACCCTGACGATAGACAAATGCCATCTTCTAGAGGCGCCGCTTCAGGATTTCAGGGAAACGCTGGTGGTTCTCCAATGGGTGGCGGATTTGAAGAcatgtttttcaattcacgTTTCGGTGGCCAAAGAGCTGGCCCACCGGAAGACATATTTGACTTTTTGTTCAACGGAGGTGGCAGTCCCTTCGGTGGTTCTCCATTTGGGCCTTCTGCTTCtactttttcatttggtgGTCCAGGTGGTTTCAGAGTTTATACTAATAATCGTGGAGGCTCGCCGTTCATGCGCCAACAACCTCGCTCAAGACAACGTCAACAGcaaacagaagaaaatgcgGCTAATTCACAGCTGAAGAATCTGcttgttctttttattatcttcatcgttcTCCCTATGATTAAAGATTATTTGTTTGGTTGa